A window of the Lactobacillus gasseri ATCC 33323 = JCM 1131 genome harbors these coding sequences:
- a CDS encoding Rpn family recombination-promoting nuclease/putative transposase: MKNMHKKPWFGFTEDKVFGEVMSNKEFCKHVLQGILPELAIEDIYFPHKQEEINDPEHYSQKDVRLDILVEDYNHNLYNIGVQTTNTDDIARRMRYYAAKADQRYTLKKGSTYRSLKNVYIIFLCTFTQTEKTPIRNKYLTINSNDQTDVLQDGLTKIIINSNGIPNGDETKTLLNLVKLMKNLPVSGDTYFDIAQNRIKEINSDEKWRDMIMDYETKLLEREQDAEEKGLKRGIEKGIQQGIEQGILQGKKEGKEKERITGIKKLIGALKDFGGTDQQILERLEQDYGDSFSKEQLEEFLREG; the protein is encoded by the coding sequence ATGAAAAATATGCACAAAAAACCATGGTTCGGTTTTACAGAAGACAAGGTGTTTGGCGAAGTAATGTCAAATAAAGAATTTTGCAAGCATGTTTTGCAAGGAATCTTGCCAGAGTTAGCTATTGAAGACATCTATTTTCCACATAAGCAAGAAGAAATAAATGATCCTGAACACTATAGTCAAAAAGATGTGCGCTTAGATATTTTAGTTGAGGATTATAATCATAATCTTTATAACATTGGAGTTCAGACTACTAATACTGATGATATTGCTAGACGAATGCGCTATTATGCTGCAAAAGCAGATCAAAGATATACTTTGAAGAAGGGCAGTACATATCGAAGCTTGAAGAATGTATATATAATTTTTCTTTGCACATTTACACAAACTGAAAAAACACCAATTAGAAATAAATATTTAACTATAAATTCCAATGATCAAACAGATGTATTGCAGGATGGATTAACCAAAATTATAATTAATTCAAATGGAATTCCAAATGGTGACGAAACGAAAACTTTGCTTAATTTGGTGAAATTGATGAAGAATTTACCTGTTTCTGGTGATACATATTTTGATATAGCACAAAATAGAATTAAAGAAATTAATAGTGATGAGAAGTGGAGGGATATGATTATGGATTATGAAACTAAATTGCTAGAGCGAGAACAAGATGCAGAAGAAAAAGGTTTAAAGCGCGGCATTGAAAAAGGTATTCAACAAGGTATTGAACAAGGAATCCTACAAGGTAAAAAAGAAGGCAAGGAAAAAGAAAGAATTACAGGAATTAAAAAGTTAATCGGAGCTTTAAAAGATTTTGGTGGAACTGATCAACAAATTTTGGAGCGACTAGAGCAAGACTATGGGGATAGTTTCTCTAAAGAACAATTGGAGGAGTTTCTGAGAGAAGGTTAA
- a CDS encoding aldo/keto reductase, producing MNFHSIEDTYTLNNGVEIPIIGFGTWQTPDGDIAKHAVEVALNAGYRHIDTAAAYGNEKSVGQAIKKSGINRHDLFITTKLWNADHGYQSTKAAIDRSLQNLKVDYLDLYLIHWPNPVAMRDHWAEANAESWRAMEEAVQAGKIRAIGVSNFRKRHLDELLKTAEIKPVVNQIMLNPSDLQSDVVKVNNKLGLLSEAYSPLGTGGLLGNETVKEIASEVGKSPAQVLIRWSLEHGFLPLPKSVHDKYIQANVEVFDFNLNSEQMNKLDSLHGVSGLATDPDTANF from the coding sequence ATGAATTTTCATTCAATCGAAGATACATATACATTAAATAATGGTGTAGAAATTCCAATTATTGGATTTGGAACTTGGCAAACACCCGATGGAGATATTGCAAAGCATGCAGTTGAAGTAGCACTTAATGCAGGCTATCGGCATATTGATACAGCAGCAGCTTATGGCAATGAAAAAAGCGTTGGTCAAGCAATAAAAAAGAGCGGAATAAATCGCCATGACTTATTTATTACAACTAAGCTTTGGAATGCAGATCATGGCTATCAGTCAACTAAAGCGGCAATTGATAGAAGTTTGCAAAATTTAAAGGTTGATTATTTAGACTTGTACCTAATTCATTGGCCTAATCCCGTTGCCATGCGCGATCACTGGGCTGAAGCAAATGCTGAAAGCTGGCGAGCAATGGAAGAAGCCGTACAAGCTGGAAAAATTAGGGCAATTGGAGTTTCTAATTTTAGAAAACGTCATTTGGATGAACTTCTTAAAACAGCTGAAATAAAGCCTGTGGTTAATCAAATCATGCTTAATCCAAGCGATTTACAATCAGATGTAGTTAAGGTTAATAATAAACTGGGATTACTTAGTGAAGCATATAGTCCTTTAGGTACTGGTGGATTATTAGGTAATGAAACTGTTAAGGAAATAGCTAGTGAAGTAGGAAAATCTCCAGCTCAAGTTTTAATTCGCTGGTCTTTAGAACATGGATTTTTACCACTGCCTAAATCAGTTCATGATAAGTATATTCAAGCTAATGTTGAAGTGTTTGATTTTAACTTGAATTCTGAACAGATGAATAAATTAGATAGTTTACATGGAGTTAGTGGATTAGCTACTGATCCAGATACAGCTAACTTTTAA
- a CDS encoding FAD-containing oxidoreductase has product MKTIKNIIIGFGKGGKTLAKFLAQKSEEVLVIEKSNKMYGGTCINIACLPSKRLIIEAANGVSYVDAVSGKNEMTAQLRNKNYHMLADEQTVTVLDGEAHFIADHEIEVVLTNGKKEQFKGERIFINTGAVPVMLPIPGLKESKYILDSTQAMDEKKMPENLTIIGAGYIGLEFASMFAKYGSKVTVLDHSREFLSREDDDISQLVKKDLEDAGVHFELGADIEEIIDEENEAKVRYQINGQEKEISANRILAATGRKPNIENLGLENTSIEITDRGAIKVDDFLRTTVDNVWAIGDVKGGLQFTYISLDDFRIIKDQLFGTGARMISDRKVVPYSVFISPALSQVGLNEKQARNQNKEYKLFKLPVAAIPKAKVAKDSRGLFKALVDPETEEILGATLYGIESYELINLISLAMKAHLSYTVLRDQIYTHPTMSEAFNDLFK; this is encoded by the coding sequence ATGAAAACAATCAAAAACATTATCATTGGTTTTGGTAAAGGTGGGAAAACTTTAGCTAAGTTTTTAGCTCAAAAGAGTGAAGAAGTATTAGTAATTGAAAAATCTAATAAGATGTACGGTGGGACTTGCATTAACATCGCCTGCTTACCGTCAAAAAGGTTAATTATTGAAGCCGCTAATGGTGTTTCATATGTGGATGCAGTGAGTGGAAAAAATGAAATGACTGCACAATTGCGGAATAAAAATTACCATATGTTAGCAGATGAACAAACGGTGACAGTTTTAGATGGTGAAGCTCATTTTATTGCAGATCATGAAATTGAAGTAGTTTTAACTAATGGTAAAAAAGAGCAATTTAAGGGTGAGCGTATTTTTATTAATACTGGAGCTGTTCCAGTAATGTTACCAATTCCTGGTTTAAAAGAAAGTAAGTATATTCTTGACTCTACTCAAGCAATGGATGAAAAGAAGATGCCAGAAAATTTAACAATTATTGGAGCCGGTTATATTGGGTTAGAATTTGCAAGTATGTTTGCAAAATACGGCAGTAAAGTAACAGTGCTTGATCATAGCAGAGAATTTTTAAGTAGAGAAGATGACGATATTAGCCAATTAGTTAAAAAGGACTTAGAAGATGCAGGAGTTCATTTTGAACTTGGAGCTGATATTGAAGAAATTATTGATGAAGAAAATGAAGCAAAAGTTCGTTATCAAATAAACGGTCAAGAAAAAGAAATTAGCGCAAATCGGATTTTAGCTGCAACGGGAAGAAAGCCGAATATTGAAAATCTCGGTTTGGAAAATACTTCTATTGAAATAACAGATCGCGGTGCAATTAAAGTAGATGATTTTTTAAGAACAACAGTTGATAATGTATGGGCAATTGGAGATGTTAAGGGTGGTCTTCAATTTACTTATATTTCTTTGGATGATTTTAGAATTATTAAAGATCAATTATTTGGTACTGGCGCACGGATGATCAGTGATCGTAAAGTGGTCCCTTATAGTGTCTTTATTTCACCTGCTTTGTCTCAAGTTGGTTTAAATGAAAAGCAAGCACGCAATCAAAATAAAGAATATAAATTATTTAAGTTGCCAGTTGCAGCCATTCCAAAGGCAAAAGTTGCTAAAGATAGTAGAGGTTTATTTAAGGCATTAGTTGATCCTGAAACTGAAGAAATCTTAGGTGCAACTTTATATGGAATTGAATCTTATGAGTTAATTAACCTGATTTCTTTAGCAATGAAGGCTCATCTTTCCTATACTGTTTTAAGAGATCAAATTTATACCCATCCAACTATGTCAGAAGCTTTTAATGATTTATTTAAGTAG
- the galE gene encoding UDP-glucose 4-epimerase GalE, with translation MRVLVIGGAGYIGSHAVRKLIEEGNDVVVLDSLYTGHRKAVDKKAKFYQGDIEDTNLVSKILRDENIDAVMHFAAYSLVPESVKKPLKYYDNNVSGMISLLQAMDDAKVKYLVFSSSAATYGIPKTLPITEDTPLDPINPYGETKMMMEKIMHWADKADGIKSIALRYFNVAGASSDGSIGEDHGPETHLIPNILKSAISGDGNFTIFGDDYDTKDGTNVRDYVQVEDLIDAHILALKHVMETNKSDVFNLGTAQGYSNLEILEAAKKVTGIDIPYTIGPRRGGDPDSLVADSSKARKVLGWKPKHENVDDVIATAWNWHKSHPKGYEDK, from the coding sequence ATGCGAGTATTAGTTATCGGTGGGGCCGGTTATATCGGCTCTCACGCTGTTAGAAAGTTAATTGAAGAAGGTAACGATGTCGTTGTCCTTGATTCTCTCTACACTGGCCACAGAAAGGCTGTTGACAAGAAAGCTAAGTTTTACCAAGGCGATATTGAAGATACTAATTTAGTAAGCAAGATCTTACGTGATGAAAACATTGATGCTGTAATGCACTTCGCCGCTTACTCATTAGTTCCTGAATCAGTTAAGAAACCATTGAAGTACTACGACAATAACGTTTCAGGTATGATTTCTCTTCTGCAAGCAATGGACGACGCTAAAGTTAAGTACTTAGTATTCTCATCTTCTGCTGCAACTTATGGCATTCCAAAGACATTGCCAATTACTGAAGATACACCGCTTGATCCAATCAATCCATACGGTGAAACTAAGATGATGATGGAAAAGATTATGCACTGGGCTGACAAGGCTGACGGCATTAAGTCAATTGCTCTGCGCTACTTTAATGTGGCTGGCGCTTCAAGCGATGGTTCAATTGGTGAAGACCATGGTCCTGAAACTCACTTAATTCCAAACATCTTAAAGAGTGCTATTTCTGGTGATGGCAATTTCACTATTTTTGGTGACGACTATGACACTAAAGACGGTACTAATGTCCGCGACTATGTTCAAGTTGAAGACTTAATTGACGCTCACATCTTAGCACTTAAGCATGTAATGGAAACTAACAAGTCTGATGTCTTTAACTTAGGTACTGCTCAAGGTTACTCAAACTTAGAAATCCTTGAAGCTGCTAAGAAAGTTACTGGCATTGACATTCCTTACACTATTGGACCAAGAAGAGGTGGAGATCCTGATTCCTTAGTTGCTGACTCAAGCAAGGCTCGTAAAGTCTTAGGCTGGAAGCCAAAGCATGAAAATGTTGACGATGTAATCGCAACTGCTTGGAACTGGCACAAGAGCCACCCAAAGGGTTACGAAGATAAGTAA
- a CDS encoding DEAD/DEAH box helicase, which yields MDIFTRFAPFIQDYIYEHNWKNLRSIQVGAAETIFNSQDNVLLAASTASGKTEAAFFPILTDLYENPSSSVGVLYISPLKALINDQYERLTDLCQDVDIPIWRWHGEVAQTQKRKLLKHPSGILQITPESLESLMINKHMDIPNLFHDLRYVVIDELHSFLRSDRGGQTFCLIERLSKMAGVDPRRIGLSATIGDTESAARFLGAGSKRRTTVPKTESGGQVWRLSMEHFYDNGPQADSSGFDPAQPVLDEKSDQAPQMADPSMAYIFEHTRGKKCLVFTNSREECEAVCQILRQYCEINHEPDRFLIHHGNLSAAYRQTAEAEMKNEDSLMTTCATATLELGIDIGKLERAFQVDAPFTVSGFLQRMGRTGRRGNPAEMWFVMRESHPESRAMLPEIIPWSLLQGIALVQLYLEEKWVEPPEPNRLPYSLLYHQTMSTLASSGEMTPAELASRVLTLHYFHNVSQNDYRVLLRYLIKEDHIQQTENGGLIIGLTGERVINNFKFYAVFQENEEYSVKSDSEELGTIVKPPPVGDKIAIAGRVWVVEDVDRKRHQVYCYPVKGRIPAYFGDVAGDIQPKILQRMRKILGEKTQYPYLMKHAVARLKEVRDTAQTSRMLESNLINLGGKMWCLFPWTGTYAFLALERLIKIKCAKRLGLRGFNSSRPYFMQFAMDVGKDEFLEILKEEANKDFDPLELVYPKEVPVFDKYDEYLPDELVRKEFAQSILDIKEMKECVNKLR from the coding sequence ATGGATATTTTTACACGTTTTGCTCCTTTTATTCAGGACTATATTTATGAACATAATTGGAAAAATTTACGATCAATTCAAGTTGGGGCAGCAGAAACTATTTTTAATAGTCAAGATAATGTCTTGCTAGCTGCTTCGACAGCGTCTGGTAAGACTGAAGCGGCTTTTTTTCCAATTTTGACGGATCTATATGAAAATCCTTCCAGCTCTGTTGGTGTTCTGTATATTTCACCACTAAAGGCACTAATAAATGACCAATATGAACGATTAACGGATCTTTGCCAAGATGTTGATATCCCAATTTGGCGTTGGCATGGTGAAGTAGCTCAAACCCAAAAAAGGAAACTGCTTAAGCATCCATCGGGAATTCTACAAATCACTCCAGAATCTTTAGAATCGTTGATGATTAACAAGCATATGGATATTCCTAATTTGTTTCATGATTTAAGATATGTAGTCATTGACGAACTTCATTCTTTTTTACGATCAGATCGAGGAGGACAAACTTTTTGTTTGATTGAGAGATTATCGAAAATGGCTGGAGTTGATCCAAGGCGAATCGGACTTTCTGCAACGATTGGTGATACTGAATCTGCTGCTAGATTTTTAGGAGCAGGGTCGAAACGTAGAACTACGGTTCCTAAGACAGAAAGTGGGGGTCAAGTTTGGCGATTATCGATGGAGCATTTTTATGATAATGGACCACAAGCTGATAGTAGTGGCTTTGACCCAGCTCAGCCAGTTTTAGATGAGAAAAGTGATCAGGCACCTCAAATGGCTGATCCATCGATGGCTTATATTTTTGAACATACGCGTGGAAAGAAATGTTTGGTTTTTACTAATAGTCGAGAAGAATGCGAAGCAGTATGTCAAATTTTAAGACAGTATTGTGAAATAAATCATGAGCCAGACCGTTTTTTAATTCATCATGGTAATTTGTCAGCTGCATATCGCCAAACTGCAGAAGCTGAAATGAAAAACGAAGATTCATTAATGACAACTTGTGCAACCGCAACGCTTGAATTAGGTATTGATATTGGAAAATTAGAGCGTGCCTTTCAAGTTGATGCTCCTTTTACAGTCTCTGGTTTTTTACAAAGGATGGGTAGAACTGGACGCAGGGGAAATCCAGCAGAAATGTGGTTTGTGATGCGGGAGTCCCATCCTGAGTCTCGTGCGATGCTGCCGGAAATTATCCCTTGGTCATTACTCCAAGGAATTGCTTTAGTTCAGCTATATTTAGAAGAAAAATGGGTGGAACCGCCAGAACCCAACAGACTACCATATAGTTTGCTGTATCATCAAACTATGTCAACTTTAGCATCAAGCGGGGAAATGACTCCAGCTGAACTGGCATCTCGAGTATTAACGCTCCATTATTTCCATAACGTTAGTCAAAATGATTATCGAGTTCTATTACGTTATTTGATCAAAGAAGATCATATTCAACAAACCGAAAATGGTGGTTTGATTATTGGATTAACTGGAGAGCGAGTAATAAACAATTTTAAGTTTTATGCTGTTTTCCAAGAAAATGAAGAATATTCTGTTAAATCTGATTCTGAAGAATTGGGAACAATTGTTAAGCCACCTCCAGTTGGAGATAAGATTGCAATTGCTGGCCGTGTTTGGGTAGTAGAGGATGTAGATCGAAAACGACATCAAGTTTATTGCTATCCTGTTAAAGGACGAATTCCAGCTTATTTCGGGGATGTAGCAGGAGACATTCAACCTAAGATTTTACAGAGAATGAGGAAAATCTTAGGCGAAAAAACGCAATATCCATACTTAATGAAGCATGCTGTAGCGCGTTTAAAAGAAGTGCGGGATACAGCACAAACTTCAAGGATGCTAGAGAGTAATTTAATTAATCTTGGTGGAAAAATGTGGTGTCTTTTTCCTTGGACTGGTACTTATGCGTTTTTAGCATTAGAAAGATTAATTAAGATAAAATGTGCTAAACGCCTTGGCTTAAGAGGTTTTAATTCTAGTCGACCATATTTTATGCAATTTGCGATGGATGTAGGTAAGGATGAATTTTTAGAAATTCTGAAAGAAGAAGCAAATAAAGACTTCGATCCATTGGAATTAGTTTATCCGAAAGAAGTTCCTGTTTTTGATAAATATGATGAGTATTTACCAGATGAATTAGTAAGAAAAGAATTTGCGCAAAGTATTTTGGATATTAAAGAAATGAAAGAGTGTGTCAATAAATTGAGATAA
- a CDS encoding ATP-binding protein — protein MAINKKRKVPKRIAQTILNSLKGGVVPRIGLPYITVGRKAEIEALLHDVELIENGGASFRFIVGRYGSGKSFLLQTIRNYVMDKNFVVVDGDLSPERRLQGGKGQGLATYRELIQNLSTKTRPEGGALTLILDRWINSVQMQVATDTNLNADDPAFEEAVNKKIYAVISSLSELVHGFDFAKLLKMYYQAYINNDEETKAKVIKWFRGEYENKTQAKKELGVDIVISDDDWYEYLKLFASFFRQAGYAGLMIMIDELVNIYKIPNSISRQYNYEKILTMYNDALQGKSKYLGIIMCGTPQAVEDKRRGVYSYEALRSRLASGKFSEAGNRDMYAPVIKLDPLTPEEMLVLAEKLADMHAHLYGYERTITEDDLEKFIKIEYSRVGASSNITPREIIRDFIELLDIVWQNPKTNIEQLLNSDKFSYTESEAVSDEKSDNFAEFRI, from the coding sequence ATGGCTATTAATAAAAAAAGAAAAGTACCTAAGAGAATAGCTCAAACTATATTAAATTCTTTAAAAGGAGGAGTAGTTCCAAGAATTGGCTTACCCTATATTACGGTTGGAAGAAAAGCTGAGATTGAAGCTTTGCTGCATGATGTAGAGTTAATTGAAAATGGTGGCGCATCTTTTAGGTTTATTGTTGGTCGATATGGGTCTGGAAAAAGTTTTTTGCTTCAAACAATTAGAAATTATGTAATGGATAAGAATTTTGTCGTAGTTGATGGAGATTTATCACCTGAAAGACGTCTGCAAGGTGGAAAAGGACAAGGATTAGCTACCTATCGTGAGTTGATTCAAAATCTTTCTACTAAGACTAGACCAGAAGGTGGAGCCTTAACTTTAATTCTTGATCGCTGGATTAATTCAGTTCAAATGCAAGTTGCCACAGACACTAATTTAAATGCAGATGACCCAGCTTTTGAAGAAGCAGTTAATAAAAAGATCTATGCGGTAATTTCTAGTCTTTCTGAATTAGTGCATGGTTTTGATTTTGCTAAATTGCTCAAAATGTATTATCAAGCCTATATTAATAATGATGAAGAAACTAAAGCTAAAGTTATTAAATGGTTTAGGGGAGAATATGAAAATAAGACTCAAGCTAAAAAAGAGCTAGGGGTAGATATTGTAATCTCGGATGATGATTGGTATGAGTACCTTAAGTTATTTGCTTCATTCTTTAGACAGGCTGGATATGCTGGTTTAATGATTATGATTGATGAATTAGTTAATATTTATAAAATTCCGAATAGTATCAGCCGGCAGTACAATTATGAAAAGATACTAACAATGTATAATGATGCTTTACAAGGAAAATCAAAGTATTTGGGAATTATTATGTGTGGTACGCCTCAAGCTGTTGAAGACAAGAGACGAGGCGTATATTCTTACGAGGCTTTACGTTCACGTCTTGCTAGCGGAAAATTTTCAGAAGCTGGTAATAGGGACATGTATGCTCCTGTTATCAAACTTGATCCTCTTACTCCTGAAGAAATGCTAGTTTTAGCTGAAAAATTGGCAGACATGCACGCTCATTTATATGGATATGAAAGAACAATTACAGAGGATGACTTAGAAAAATTTATTAAAATTGAATATTCACGTGTGGGTGCTTCTTCCAATATTACGCCACGTGAGATTATTCGTGATTTTATTGAATTATTAGATATTGTTTGGCAAAATCCTAAGACTAATATTGAGCAGCTACTTAATTCTGATAAGTTTTCTTATACTGAGTCAGAGGCTGTTTCTGATGAAAAGTCTGATAATTTTGCTGAGTTTAGAATTTAA
- a CDS encoding TerB N-terminal domain-containing protein, with the protein MNIDELLSYAIRHFGKNSISELNDNSNLVAFSSPITKNWFALLDLDPKNKKLNINCGDFATTIRDLPGFSAASLIRDNKWVEVSLLLSEQKIKQSLEYAFKVVLMSNKVPNPEKLIYIPDANTDKANQQDVYHEQKINFNNWKKANDNNNPKQKADSNEAKTDLNFENTASVPEQIQKMIKSYRYDLAGSVRKEQNFYLQGKLMATYEDNYQKKQSFLRYYPTYHELTVGQARTYFAWRTKVRNNIYEKVSNSYAYIYLYELLNGIGVENVQDGLDKLINFNKNYAQIFSKEMAAYLDRWIRDYIIFYNINEKRNEFFQKEQEKDKKYEHLLYPNQFSDHEVAESLINLSNYKIENCPLYKKNPEKFEHLLVLVWQQILDLRQDGFDFLTNYITYKNQMTVQLFSAAVFNHKLIPKTVNFEIDQIRKYFYDKEKASWYCESYWGLAGQKSIVGNLLHEVDREVRKNFNLGRNLKPRKIEKHYLQAIKDGIKKYKIEEYKLKQPKIEINLAHLSTIREDAAGTRDSLLTEEELRAEKEEKQLEEITEKDRDEDFEDYGLSREELHTIKMLLKGENPAQYLKEKHLMTAVVIDNINERLFDEIGDNVIEFVNDVPAIIEDYQEDIEDMFLKGKN; encoded by the coding sequence ATGAATATTGATGAACTCTTGAGCTATGCTATTAGACACTTTGGAAAGAATAGTATTAGTGAACTTAATGATAATTCTAATTTAGTTGCTTTTAGTTCACCGATTACTAAAAATTGGTTTGCTCTTTTAGATTTAGATCCTAAAAATAAGAAATTAAATATCAATTGTGGCGATTTCGCAACGACCATTAGAGATTTACCGGGGTTCTCAGCTGCTTCTTTGATAAGAGATAACAAGTGGGTAGAAGTTAGTTTGCTTTTAAGCGAACAAAAGATAAAACAATCTTTAGAGTATGCTTTCAAAGTAGTGCTCATGTCAAATAAGGTACCTAATCCTGAAAAATTAATCTATATACCTGATGCGAATACGGATAAAGCGAATCAACAAGATGTTTATCATGAACAAAAAATAAATTTTAATAATTGGAAAAAAGCTAATGACAATAATAATCCTAAGCAAAAAGCTGATTCTAATGAAGCAAAAACTGATTTAAATTTTGAAAACACAGCATCTGTTCCCGAACAAATTCAAAAAATGATTAAGTCATATCGTTATGATTTGGCAGGTTCGGTCCGCAAAGAACAGAATTTTTATTTGCAAGGTAAATTAATGGCTACTTATGAAGATAATTATCAAAAGAAGCAGTCATTTTTGCGTTATTATCCGACTTACCATGAATTAACTGTTGGACAAGCACGGACTTATTTTGCTTGGCGCACTAAGGTTAGGAATAATATTTATGAGAAGGTATCTAATTCATATGCTTATATTTATTTATATGAGTTATTAAATGGAATAGGCGTAGAGAATGTTCAAGACGGGTTAGATAAGTTAATCAATTTTAATAAAAATTATGCTCAAATTTTTTCCAAAGAAATGGCAGCATATCTTGATAGATGGATTCGCGACTATATTATTTTTTATAATATTAATGAAAAAAGAAATGAATTTTTTCAGAAAGAGCAGGAGAAGGATAAAAAATATGAGCATTTGTTGTATCCAAATCAATTTTCTGATCATGAAGTTGCAGAAAGCTTAATAAATTTATCTAATTATAAAATTGAAAACTGTCCTTTATATAAAAAGAATCCAGAAAAATTTGAACATTTATTAGTTTTAGTTTGGCAGCAAATCTTAGATTTACGTCAAGATGGTTTTGATTTTTTGACTAATTATATTACTTATAAAAATCAGATGACGGTGCAGTTATTTTCCGCTGCTGTGTTCAACCATAAATTAATACCTAAGACAGTTAATTTTGAAATTGATCAAATTAGAAAGTATTTTTATGATAAAGAAAAAGCTTCGTGGTATTGTGAGTCTTATTGGGGATTAGCAGGTCAAAAAAGTATTGTTGGAAATTTACTGCACGAAGTTGATCGTGAAGTTAGGAAAAACTTTAATTTAGGGCGAAACTTAAAGCCTAGAAAAATTGAAAAGCATTATCTTCAGGCTATAAAAGATGGAATTAAGAAGTACAAAATTGAAGAATATAAATTAAAACAACCAAAGATTGAAATTAATTTAGCGCATTTGTCTACCATCAGAGAGGATGCCGCTGGTACAAGGGATAGTTTATTAACTGAGGAAGAATTACGAGCTGAAAAGGAAGAAAAGCAACTTGAAGAAATTACTGAAAAAGATAGGGACGAGGATTTTGAAGATTATGGTCTAAGTCGAGAAGAATTGCATACTATCAAGATGCTCTTAAAAGGTGAAAATCCTGCTCAATATCTTAAAGAAAAGCATCTAATGACAGCAGTTGTGATCGACAATATAAATGAAAGACTTTTTGATGAAATCGGTGATAATGTAATCGAATTTGTCAATGATGTACCAGCAATAATTGAAGACTATCAAGAAGATATAGAAGACATGTTTTTGAAAGGAAAAAATTAG
- a CDS encoding carboxymuconolactone decarboxylase family protein — protein MHEKVLKENDPEAWERISHFTFEEVQDDVDLSNKTKLISNLAYLLGMQGLEEYRLMLPVALDNGVSPVEVKEVVYQAVDYLGLGRVMPFFKVTNTILLARGEKLPLPKQATTMMEDRLEKGEETQMRLFGPQMKDFAKKGTINKWLVDNCFGDYYTRKGLSDKEREMITFCYLAVQGVCEPQLLAHAKTNVGLGNDQQFLTKIVLANVPFIGYPRSLNAINVINQVK, from the coding sequence ATTCATGAAAAAGTTTTAAAAGAAAATGATCCAGAAGCATGGGAGCGAATTAGTCATTTTACTTTCGAAGAAGTTCAAGATGATGTAGATTTATCAAATAAAACAAAATTAATTTCTAATTTAGCTTATTTATTAGGGATGCAGGGCTTAGAAGAATATCGTTTGATGTTACCTGTAGCTTTAGATAATGGTGTAAGTCCAGTTGAAGTAAAAGAGGTTGTTTATCAAGCAGTTGATTATTTAGGCTTAGGGCGTGTAATGCCATTTTTTAAAGTAACTAATACTATTTTGCTTGCTCGCGGAGAAAAGTTACCTTTGCCAAAACAAGCTACAACAATGATGGAGGATAGGCTTGAAAAAGGCGAGGAAACTCAGATGAGATTGTTTGGTCCTCAAATGAAAGACTTTGCTAAAAAGGGGACTATTAATAAGTGGTTAGTGGATAATTGTTTCGGTGATTATTACACGAGAAAAGGTCTTAGTGACAAAGAACGCGAAATGATTACGTTCTGTTACTTAGCTGTTCAGGGCGTTTGTGAACCACAATTATTAGCTCATGCTAAGACAAATGTTGGCTTAGGAAATGATCAACAGTTTTTAACAAAAATAGTTTTAGCTAATGTACCATTTATTGGCTATCCACGTAGCCTAAATGCAATTAATGTTATTAATCAAGTAAAATAA